In the Armatimonas rosea genome, CGCCAAGATGAGCGATACTAGAAGTTTTCGAGCCAATGCGAGCAAATTCTCCACGTCGATAATAATATAAGAAAAGAGACAAGGCAAAAACAGGAGTAACTTCATCTGATTTTCCGCGAAAACGAATCAGAGTATTCTGAAAACAACAATCTGGAATCTCACCTCTCCACATGGCAGGACGCCCTACAAGTTCAGAACTCTGTCCCTCATTTAGAAGAATATCACCATACTCTAAACGATAGATTTTAAAGTCTCGATCATCAAAATCCATTTGAAGTACATCAGATATATCAATGCGATCCTCAAAAACATTTGCAACACGGAGATATGGCTTAAAATGTTGTCCTGTTTGGTATTGAGGTGTTCGTTGCCGCCCTAGTTGCACTAAGCCAGCATCACCCACGCGAACCTTCTGCCAACCTTTTGGGTTTTCGGTTGGATCTCCAAACATTTCATGAAACAGCGCAGGCATCAGGTCCCGCGCTCCCCAGACTCGTTCCTTCTTCCCCTCGCGCTCCACCCAACCCCCTTCTAGCATGAGCCGTCGGTCGTCGCGGATTTCTTCGGCGAGGGAGAGGATTTCAACGATGCGGCGCTGCTCGGCGAGAGGGGGAAGAGGAATTTTTACGCTCCGTACATCGGCGTCGCTCACTGCCGGATACGTTTGCCCACGCTCAAGCTTTGCGAGGTTCTCTATGAACTGTGCCGTTCGCACAAAAGAAAACAAAAATGTGGGATCAATGAGCGAAGTGTCAGGTCTGAGAACGCAAAATCCCGTAGAGCAAATCTCACCATCTAAATCTTCGGGCACCAGTGTAACGGCATTGAGACGAGGACGAACAGTGGAAACCAGTACATCGCCCGCGCGAACAACCTGCCGAGCTCTGCTTGGTGCTTCCAAGTTCTGAACTTCTTGAGCCGCTGTGATGCGCTTCGATACAGAGTCTAACGACGAAATATCGATATAGCGAAAAGTTCCCTCTCCCTTACTGGCAGGATTTATTGAATCCACTGATGAGCAGAGATGGCCCAAAGGGGGCATGAGCCAGGAATCAGGAAGCTTTGGCCGTTTCACGAAACTCCCTCCACCATCTCCAGCAGGCGTTTTAGCTTCTCCTGAATCTGTCCTTCCATCGCCTGAAGCCCCTTGATAATCTCCGCAGGCGGCGCGTACTCCTCGGTGTCTAGGTTCAGTGGACGGTAGCGCCCCGCCGAGAGATTCAGATCGTCTGCCTCAATGCAACCCCGCTCAAGATACACCGACTTTACCGTGCCATCAGGGTTGTAGATGCGATCATCGGCCAGAAACTCGGGGCGTAGGTTGCCATTAGCATCATGGCTCCCCTTGATCGTCTCCTCCTTGTTGGTCCACTCATCGTGCCGCGCCAACACGCGGACATCCACCCACCAGGAGCGCACCTTCTTCTTCTCCGGCTTCAGCGATGGTGCGACGGCACGTGAGCGTAGGAGTTGGACGTTGTAACCATCCAGCTTCATGAAGAGCTTGATCACTTCAAGCTGGTTGAAAAAGACGTGGTGCTCTGCCGTGAATCCGACACTGTGACCTGATTGCGGCCCCTCAAAAAGGTTCGTCGGTTGGGGGTGGTTGTACTTAGGAAGTCCCTCAGTGATAAACGCTGGTAACGTGTATAAATCCTCGTCCACAGAGTCGGCAGGAAGTACACGCTGGTCCAATAGATCAAGGGCTGCTCTAAGTGCTTTCCAGGCATGTTCCTCACTTCCATCGCCACGCTCCAGATTATTCTTGATCTTGCTATTCGTCCCAGTCAAACCAGCACGCAGATCCTTTAGTGCCGTTTGAAGCATTGCCTTCTCACTTGATTTGCGTCCCCGTTTGTTCGCATTAGCAGCCAGGACCAAACCATAATGTAGAATGACCAGCTCATCGAGAATGGGTATCGCAGCCTCGGAGACAGACCTGGTTGTCTCTGCAAGATCCTCGGGCAGATCGCGCCAAAGCTCTGTGATGCCACGGATCTGCCCTTCTTCAGGAGCCAAATGAGAGTACGAGGCGATCAGGTTGGTATCCACCGTGCGCCAGCGGGCTTGGTAGACCTCCGGCTGGAAGTACTCCTCCGACTCGCCCAGCGTCTCCCGGTTGCGGAACTTATGTAGCGCATCCCACAAATCGTTATCCCCGGTCGGTTGCCCGTTGCGCTTTGCATCCAGCGAGTAGCCATCCGACTCCACCTCGTAGAACCAGACACGCTTTGTGCGTGGCATCTCCTCACGCTTGTGCTTCTGCCCCACCTTCTGAAAGATCAAAACTGACGTTTTTACCCCCGTATAGGGCTGGAACACCCCACCTGGGAGTGAGATCACCGCCTCCAGTTCGTGCTCAAAGAGCAACTGACGGCGCAACTCGCGGTGAGCTCCAGCCGAGCCAAATAGCACTCCCTCGGGAATGATCACCGCCGCACGGCCACCCGTCTCCAGCAGATCAAGTAGTAACCAGACAAAGAGCAGCTCTGTCTTATTGGTTAATGCAACTTTGTTTTTCTTACCTGCCACCAGGAAGCGCTCGTGCAGATCTTCTTCATCAATGCTACCCGTGAACGGCGGATTAGCCAGTGCCAGGGAATACTCCGCCTGATCCATCAGCTTCGGCCCTAGCGCATCACGCAGGACAATCTCCGGATTCTCGATGCCGTGGAGGATCAGGTTCATCCACCCGATTCGTACCATCGTCCGGTCATTGTCGTAGCCCACAAAGTTACGGCCTGCTAGCGACTGCTCCGTCCCGATTCCCCCCGTGTAACGGTGCGGCGTACCGTCCCACTCGTAGACCACGCTTTCCGAGTCTGAGGCTTGCACCAGCAAGTGCTGGATCGTGTTGATCAGAAAGCCACCCGAACCTGCGGCAGGGTCTACCACCCGCTGGCTTGGCTTCGGATCGAGCAACTCCACCAGAAAGCGGATGATATGGCGTGGCGTGCGGAACTGCCCGTTCTTGCCAGACGTGCTGATCTCGCTGAGCAAGTGCTCGAAGATATCGCCCATCAAGTCCGCGTTGGCCCCACGCTTCCCCACCGCGTCAAAGAGTCGATTAACCATGCCAACTGCTTTGATTAGTGTGCTTGCCTTTTCAGGAGGAAGCCCAAAATAGGCATCTTCCAAATAACCGGCAACCCTTCGTTGGCTCTCGGCAGCTCCATTGCCCATTACCTCAAATGTCTCATCAAGGCGTCTCAACCATGGGAATACATATTGACTTAAGAGGTCGTGCTCTGGGTCTTGAGAAAATACTGACCAGCGACATGAATTATGGCCAGGGCAAATCCCATCAACTACTTCCCCATCAAGAATGGGATGGTGAGGCAACGTACAATTGCGACGTGAGCCGTACAATGAGGGCTTACCTTGTCCGCCTTTTTCAATCGGCTTGACTCGTTCATCGTCGAGTCCCTCCAAGCGCTTCAGAAGGATCAGATAGGTAATCTGCTCGATTGCCGTCAATGGGTTGGTCATCCCACTGGACCAAAACATCTCCCAAAGGTCATTGACCTGACTGCGTAGTTGTGGTGATAACATAATTCTTCTTTTTAGTTTCCATCGGCCAAGCGCTGTGCCAGGCTCAGGATCTCCTCTACACCACTGGCAGAGAAGAGGCGAGCCACCGGCCCGACCCGTGAGAACGGCGGCTGAGCCAAGTCGTCCTCGGAGAGCTGGGCTCCCTGGAGCACGGCATGGCGCACCGTACGGATGAACTGTACCTGGGTTGCCGTAAAGGTCGGATGATCCGCGATGAACGCATCAAACGCCGCCCGGATACGCTGCTCCCGCCCCGGTAGCCGATGAATTCCCAGGATATGGCGCAAGAGCGCCACCAGATCCGCATCCGGCTGCTCGTAGACCGTGCGCAGAGTCTCCTCCGT is a window encoding:
- a CDS encoding pentapeptide repeat-containing protein; the protein is MKRPKLPDSWLMPPLGHLCSSVDSINPASKGEGTFRYIDISSLDSVSKRITAAQEVQNLEAPSRARQVVRAGDVLVSTVRPRLNAVTLVPEDLDGEICSTGFCVLRPDTSLIDPTFLFSFVRTAQFIENLAKLERGQTYPAVSDADVRSVKIPLPPLAEQRRIVEILSLAEEIRDDRRLMLEGGWVEREGKKERVWGARDLMPALFHEMFGDPTENPKGWQKVRVGDAGLVQLGRQRTPQYQTGQHFKPYLRVANVFEDRIDISDVLQMDFDDRDFKIYRLEYGDILLNEGQSSELVGRPAMWRGEIPDCCFQNTLIRFRGKSDEVTPVFALSLFLYYYRRGEFARIGSKTSSIAHLGASRFAALPFLIPPRKLQDSFVDSARWTREIFDFIQNGLSEADKLIQSVAINAFLGNLTEAWRKSTPEKQEAVSVTQQKIDSQNESDFEGESRWLLADVESDFSSQASWTKEPDDEPMEIEEFFHVYAMNRWREHLPLKARRPEALAEIKGSLEELVLAGITENASRYWTAELLAQREPLQRSQIPMIQRALETLSEAGLIVAVGKELPSQTVFDKQSYMIVYRAIRNDEHLQYNDILPKGDLRNRNLAGLKLRMVDLRRADLSGAILNRADLESADLRGANLKQSDLRWANLRNADLSYATLTGADLENADLRGANLDNADLLGANLLRAIGYIKTEIGDL
- a CDS encoding N-6 DNA methylase, with translation MLSPQLRSQVNDLWEMFWSSGMTNPLTAIEQITYLILLKRLEGLDDERVKPIEKGGQGKPSLYGSRRNCTLPHHPILDGEVVDGICPGHNSCRWSVFSQDPEHDLLSQYVFPWLRRLDETFEVMGNGAAESQRRVAGYLEDAYFGLPPEKASTLIKAVGMVNRLFDAVGKRGANADLMGDIFEHLLSEISTSGKNGQFRTPRHIIRFLVELLDPKPSQRVVDPAAGSGGFLINTIQHLLVQASDSESVVYEWDGTPHRYTGGIGTEQSLAGRNFVGYDNDRTMVRIGWMNLILHGIENPEIVLRDALGPKLMDQAEYSLALANPPFTGSIDEEDLHERFLVAGKKNKVALTNKTELLFVWLLLDLLETGGRAAVIIPEGVLFGSAGAHRELRRQLLFEHELEAVISLPGGVFQPYTGVKTSVLIFQKVGQKHKREEMPRTKRVWFYEVESDGYSLDAKRNGQPTGDNDLWDALHKFRNRETLGESEEYFQPEVYQARWRTVDTNLIASYSHLAPEEGQIRGITELWRDLPEDLAETTRSVSEAAIPILDELVILHYGLVLAANANKRGRKSSEKAMLQTALKDLRAGLTGTNSKIKNNLERGDGSEEHAWKALRAALDLLDQRVLPADSVDEDLYTLPAFITEGLPKYNHPQPTNLFEGPQSGHSVGFTAEHHVFFNQLEVIKLFMKLDGYNVQLLRSRAVAPSLKPEKKKVRSWWVDVRVLARHDEWTNKEETIKGSHDANGNLRPEFLADDRIYNPDGTVKSVYLERGCIEADDLNLSAGRYRPLNLDTEEYAPPAEIIKGLQAMEGQIQEKLKRLLEMVEGVS